One genomic segment of Mesoterricola silvestris includes these proteins:
- the aceB gene encoding malate synthase A encodes MTTKLLSGIARSGYPYHADPGILSEGALAFLKDLTRSFRPALEALLVERTERQARHDAGEAPGFLPSTREIRHSQWQVAPLPPLLLDRRVEITGPPERKMLINALNSGARVYMADFEDSLAPSLENLVEGQRNLVEAVRGTLRHVDPPTGRVYALEAHVAALMVRPRGLHLPERHLEVDGQPIPACLFDAGLFLYHNAAEILARGGVPCLYLPKLEHHLEARWWNQVLEAVEANLGLAPDSVRTTLLIETLPAAFQMDEILFEHRGRAAGLNLGRWDYIFSFIKTRRMDPGAILPDRGRVDMDQPFLRAYARLLVRTCHRRGCLALGGMSAFVPARGDAEGTARAFAQVRADKLREVADGCDGTWVAHPALVPVAQAPFDEHMAGPNQLDRVPDPVDAEELLAVPRGPRTEKALRHNLKVGIRYLESWLRGQGCVALYGLMEDAATAEICRMQVWQWIRHGAEVEHLGQLDRPLFHAFVEDALFQIRAEIGEADFAEGRFLEASDLFETLILARVPPPFLTLPAYDLLLEPVPSEVNP; translated from the coding sequence ATGACGACGAAACTGCTTTCCGGCATTGCCCGTTCCGGTTATCCCTACCACGCCGACCCCGGGATCCTCTCGGAGGGCGCCCTGGCCTTCCTCAAGGACCTGACCCGCTCCTTCCGCCCCGCCCTGGAGGCCCTCCTCGTGGAACGGACGGAACGGCAGGCCCGCCACGACGCCGGGGAGGCGCCGGGCTTCCTCCCCTCCACCCGGGAGATCCGCCACTCCCAGTGGCAGGTGGCCCCCCTGCCCCCCCTCCTCCTGGACCGCCGGGTGGAGATCACCGGCCCCCCGGAACGGAAGATGCTCATCAACGCCCTCAACAGCGGTGCCCGGGTCTACATGGCCGATTTCGAGGACAGCCTGGCGCCCAGCCTGGAGAACCTCGTGGAGGGCCAGCGCAACCTGGTGGAAGCCGTCCGGGGCACCCTGCGTCACGTGGACCCGCCCACCGGCCGGGTCTACGCCCTGGAGGCCCACGTGGCCGCCCTCATGGTCCGGCCCCGGGGCCTGCACCTCCCCGAGCGCCACCTGGAGGTGGACGGCCAGCCCATCCCGGCCTGCCTCTTCGACGCCGGGCTCTTCCTCTACCACAACGCCGCCGAAATCCTCGCCCGGGGCGGCGTGCCCTGCCTCTACCTGCCCAAGCTGGAGCACCACCTGGAAGCCCGGTGGTGGAACCAGGTGCTGGAGGCCGTGGAGGCGAACCTGGGCCTCGCGCCGGACAGCGTGCGCACCACCCTGCTCATCGAGACCCTGCCCGCGGCCTTCCAGATGGACGAGATCCTCTTCGAGCACCGGGGCCGCGCCGCCGGCCTGAACCTGGGGCGGTGGGACTACATCTTCTCCTTCATCAAGACCCGCCGCATGGACCCCGGCGCCATCCTCCCGGACCGGGGCCGGGTGGACATGGACCAGCCCTTCCTGCGGGCCTACGCCAGGCTCCTGGTGCGCACCTGCCACCGCCGGGGCTGCCTGGCCCTGGGGGGCATGAGCGCCTTCGTGCCGGCCCGGGGCGACGCCGAAGGCACGGCCCGGGCCTTCGCGCAGGTGCGCGCCGACAAGCTGCGGGAGGTGGCCGACGGCTGCGACGGCACCTGGGTGGCCCATCCGGCCCTGGTGCCCGTGGCCCAGGCCCCCTTCGACGAGCACATGGCCGGTCCCAACCAGCTGGACCGCGTCCCGGACCCCGTGGACGCGGAGGAGCTCCTGGCCGTGCCCCGGGGGCCGCGCACCGAGAAGGCCCTGCGCCACAACCTGAAGGTCGGCATCCGCTACCTGGAGTCCTGGCTCCGCGGCCAGGGCTGCGTGGCCCTCTACGGGCTCATGGAGGACGCGGCCACGGCCGAGATCTGCCGCATGCAGGTGTGGCAGTGGATCCGCCACGGCGCCGAGGTGGAGCACCTGGGGCAGCTGGACCGCCCCCTCTTCCACGCCTTCGTGGAGGACGCCCTCTTCCAGATCCGGGCGGAGATCGGCGAAGCGGACTTCGCCGAGGGCAGGTTCCTGGAGGCCTCGGATCTCTTCGAGACCCTCATCCTCGCCCGCGTCCCGCCCCCCTTCCTCACCCTTCCCGCCTACGACCTGCTCCTGGAGCCGGTCCCCTCCGAGGTGAACCCGTGA
- a CDS encoding substrate-binding domain-containing protein, with amino-acid sequence MVLGLAVSLPLLCAPGPAPGGPRGVPGKTIAFIASDSRNGGVTGVFRAFQDAAGLLGWKASFQDGNGRKARQGELLLQAIQGRADGIIFGGFDAGDFPAEVAAARRAGIPLVGWHAARNPGPSRDLFLNVATDPAAVAALAVRFVVQDAVRFRKPVGVVIFTDSRFEVARAKTLAMVRALEASRKAGPCRVLAIQDIPISEAATRAPGAVPDLVAKFGAQWTYTLAINDVYFDHMNFPLAFAHRADILNVSAGDGSSLALSRIGSGRSQQAATVAEPLRMQGFQLADELNRAFAGERPSGQVSRPILVTAEVLKARGAGGIEAGSGFEAAYARIWSGR; translated from the coding sequence ATGGTCTTGGGGCTGGCCGTGTCCCTGCCCCTCCTGTGCGCCCCGGGCCCGGCACCCGGCGGCCCCCGGGGGGTCCCGGGGAAGACCATCGCCTTCATCGCCTCGGATTCCCGGAACGGCGGCGTGACGGGCGTCTTCCGGGCCTTCCAGGACGCCGCGGGGCTCCTGGGGTGGAAGGCCTCCTTCCAGGATGGGAACGGCCGGAAGGCGAGGCAGGGAGAACTCCTCCTCCAGGCCATCCAGGGCCGGGCCGACGGGATCATCTTCGGCGGCTTTGATGCGGGGGACTTCCCCGCGGAGGTGGCGGCGGCCCGCAGGGCCGGCATTCCCCTCGTCGGCTGGCATGCCGCCCGGAACCCCGGGCCCTCCCGGGATCTGTTCCTGAACGTGGCCACCGACCCGGCCGCGGTGGCGGCCCTGGCCGTGCGGTTCGTGGTCCAGGACGCCGTGCGGTTCCGGAAACCGGTGGGGGTGGTGATCTTCACCGACTCCCGGTTCGAGGTGGCCCGCGCCAAGACCCTGGCCATGGTGAGGGCCCTGGAGGCGAGCCGCAAGGCCGGCCCCTGCCGGGTCCTGGCGATCCAGGACATCCCCATTTCCGAAGCGGCCACCCGGGCCCCCGGGGCGGTGCCGGACCTGGTGGCGAAATTCGGCGCCCAATGGACCTACACCCTGGCCATCAATGACGTCTACTTCGATCACATGAATTTCCCCCTGGCCTTCGCCCACCGCGCGGACATCCTCAATGTGTCGGCGGGCGACGGGTCCAGCCTGGCCCTTTCCCGCATCGGGTCCGGCCGCTCCCAGCAGGCGGCCACCGTGGCCGAGCCCCTCCGCATGCAAGGCTTCCAGCTCGCGGACGAACTCAACCGCGCCTTCGCGGGGGAACGCCCCAGCGGCCAGGTTTCCCGCCCCATCCTGGTCACCGCCGAGGTGCTCAAGGCGCGGGGCGCCGGCGGCATCGAGGCGGGCTCCGGCTTCGAGGCGGCCTATGCCAGGATCTGGTCCGGCCGATGA
- a CDS encoding helix-turn-helix domain-containing protein: MADTAAPRPAPKLGAKVRALRRQEGLSQVQMAERLSISPSYLNLIEANKRPLTANLLILLAHAFKVDLKSFAPQEDQRVAEDLMEAFGDPLFDSLELPASEVRELAQTCPGLARAVFFLYQSYREGRRQMDTLSDQLSDGQGYASPATLLPSEAAGDFIQRSMNHFPALEAAAEALWSRAALDQDLLYTGLIEVFKGYGVKVRVHRAGDAPGILRRYDPESRVLSLSELLPPRSRAFQMAHQWALLALRELLDDLIQDPLVADDTARAMARVALANYFAGAVLMPYGAFFRAARAGRYDIELLSRRFEASFEQVCHRLTTLRRPGEEGVPFHFLRIDIAGNISKSFSASGIRFARYSGCCPRWNIHASFLTPGLIRTQISEMPDGVKYFCIARTLQKDTGTYRGQHAMQALGLGCEIAHARELVYSDGLVLEQPPVPIGVTCRLCDRADCEQRAFPPLHQGIQVEERVRRSSFFAHLGA; this comes from the coding sequence ATGGCCGACACCGCCGCCCCGAGGCCCGCCCCCAAGCTGGGGGCCAAGGTCCGCGCCCTCCGCCGCCAGGAGGGCCTCAGCCAGGTCCAGATGGCCGAACGGCTGTCCATCAGCCCCAGCTACCTGAACCTCATCGAGGCCAACAAGCGGCCGCTCACGGCCAATCTCCTCATCCTCCTGGCCCACGCCTTCAAGGTGGATCTGAAGAGCTTCGCCCCCCAGGAGGACCAGCGCGTGGCGGAGGACCTCATGGAGGCCTTCGGGGACCCCCTGTTCGATTCCCTGGAGCTGCCGGCCTCGGAGGTGCGGGAGCTGGCCCAGACCTGCCCCGGCCTGGCCCGGGCCGTGTTCTTCCTGTACCAGTCCTACCGGGAGGGGCGCCGGCAGATGGACACCCTTTCGGATCAGCTGAGCGACGGCCAGGGCTACGCGAGCCCCGCCACCCTCCTGCCTTCGGAGGCCGCGGGGGATTTCATCCAGCGGTCCATGAACCACTTCCCGGCCCTGGAGGCCGCGGCCGAGGCCCTGTGGAGCCGGGCCGCCCTGGACCAGGACCTCCTCTACACGGGGCTCATCGAGGTGTTCAAGGGCTACGGCGTGAAGGTGCGGGTGCACCGCGCCGGGGACGCCCCGGGCATCCTCCGGCGCTACGACCCCGAATCCCGGGTGCTCAGCCTCTCGGAGCTCCTGCCGCCCCGCAGCCGGGCCTTCCAGATGGCCCACCAGTGGGCCCTCCTGGCCCTGCGGGAGCTCCTGGACGACCTGATTCAGGATCCCCTGGTCGCGGACGACACCGCCCGGGCCATGGCCCGGGTGGCCCTGGCCAACTACTTCGCCGGGGCCGTGCTCATGCCCTACGGCGCCTTCTTCCGGGCGGCCCGGGCGGGGCGGTACGACATCGAGCTGCTCTCCCGGCGCTTCGAGGCCAGCTTCGAGCAGGTCTGCCACCGCCTCACCACCCTGCGCCGCCCCGGGGAGGAGGGCGTCCCCTTCCACTTCCTGCGCATCGACATCGCCGGGAACATCTCCAAGAGCTTCTCGGCCTCGGGCATCCGCTTCGCCCGGTACTCGGGGTGCTGCCCGCGGTGGAACATCCACGCCTCCTTCCTCACCCCGGGCCTCATCCGCACCCAGATCAGCGAGATGCCCGACGGGGTGAAGTACTTCTGCATCGCCCGGACCCTGCAGAAGGACACCGGCACCTACCGGGGCCAGCACGCCATGCAGGCCCTGGGCCTGGGCTGCGAGATCGCCCACGCCCGGGAACTGGTGTACTCCGACGGCCTCGTGCTCGAACAGCCCCCGGTGCCCATCGGGGTCACCTGCCGCCTCTGCGACCGGGCCGACTGCGAACAGCGGGCCTTCCCGCCCCTGCACCAGGGGATCCAGGTGGAGGAACGGGTGCGGCGCAGCAGCTTCTTCGCCCACCTGGGCGCGTGA
- a CDS encoding ATP-binding response regulator, whose amino-acid sequence MGTLAGRGRVPVQAVFIGVLVPLATLLLSGGTWLAYRAETREQVENLRREAGASTGQLATSLTLPVWYLDEPQIGLILDHVMENPAVELVALDTALEGLPEFARDRGADSRSRKDLIWIQRDIPYAGRTLGRVRVGFSTRFVAADLRAFLRESLWTLLGLDLLLVASVSILLWRVVLRPLGEIRRLAGLVSSGADVDSQAQGVPRYREFEAVHQSLLRTFALLKRREERYRTFFAHGPDGIVVLDPETTRILEFNDQACRQLGYTREEFQGLALADIEAAETAEDSARHIRNVMNAGIEDFPTLHRTKQGEVRDVQVTAQYIRVGGEPTYHCVWRDMTLRKAREAEVKKLHAQLIQSQKMESLGLLAGGVAHDMNNVLGAILGLASAEVETHGEGTSTRRSFDTIIKACERGAHMVRGLLRFSRTAPADERELDLNALLREEVLLLERTTFAKVHLALDLDPALGPMRGDASALTNLFMNLCVNAVDAMGEGGTLTLRTRNLDGQVEAQVEDTGTGMTKEVLEKALDPFFTTKEVGKGTGLGLSMAFSTVKAHHGRMDIRSAPGEGTCVTVRFPAAAGSGGAPPEAEAPPPGEAVKRLKVLVVDDDELVHASTAFVLKVLGHAVHAAWTGEEALRMIQEGLHPDVMILDLNMPGMGGAGTLDRMATLDPALPVLLATGRPDQRALDLVKAHPQATLLPKPFGIQELRARLDSL is encoded by the coding sequence ATGGGGACATTGGCGGGGCGGGGGCGCGTGCCCGTGCAGGCGGTTTTCATCGGGGTGCTGGTCCCCCTGGCGACCCTCCTGCTCAGCGGGGGCACGTGGCTGGCCTACCGGGCGGAAACCCGGGAGCAGGTGGAGAACCTCCGGCGGGAGGCGGGCGCCTCCACGGGCCAGCTGGCCACCAGTCTCACCCTGCCGGTGTGGTACCTCGACGAGCCGCAGATCGGGCTCATCCTGGACCACGTCATGGAGAACCCCGCGGTGGAGCTGGTGGCCCTGGACACCGCCCTGGAAGGCCTGCCGGAATTCGCCCGGGACCGGGGGGCGGACTCCCGGTCCCGCAAGGACCTCATCTGGATCCAGCGGGACATCCCGTACGCCGGAAGGACCCTGGGCCGGGTGCGGGTGGGCTTCAGCACCCGCTTCGTGGCCGCGGACCTCCGGGCCTTCCTGCGGGAGAGCCTGTGGACCCTCCTGGGGCTGGACCTGCTCCTGGTGGCCAGCGTCTCCATCCTCCTGTGGCGGGTGGTCCTCCGTCCCCTGGGGGAGATCCGGAGGCTGGCCGGGCTCGTGAGCTCCGGGGCGGACGTGGATTCCCAGGCCCAGGGGGTCCCCCGGTACCGGGAATTCGAGGCCGTCCACCAGTCCCTGCTCCGCACCTTCGCGCTCCTGAAGCGCCGGGAGGAGCGCTACCGCACCTTCTTCGCCCACGGGCCCGACGGCATCGTGGTCCTGGACCCGGAGACGACGCGCATCCTGGAGTTCAACGACCAGGCCTGCCGCCAGTTGGGGTACACCCGGGAGGAGTTCCAGGGCCTGGCCCTGGCCGATATCGAGGCCGCGGAAACCGCGGAGGATTCCGCCCGGCACATCCGGAACGTGATGAACGCGGGGATCGAGGATTTCCCGACCCTGCACCGCACGAAGCAGGGCGAGGTGCGGGATGTGCAGGTCACCGCCCAGTACATCCGGGTCGGTGGGGAGCCCACCTACCACTGCGTGTGGCGGGACATGACGCTGCGCAAGGCCCGCGAAGCCGAGGTGAAGAAGCTGCACGCCCAGCTCATCCAGTCCCAGAAGATGGAAAGCCTGGGCCTCCTGGCCGGGGGCGTGGCCCACGACATGAACAACGTGCTGGGGGCCATCCTCGGCCTCGCCTCCGCGGAGGTGGAGACCCACGGGGAGGGGACCTCCACCCGGCGCAGCTTCGACACGATCATCAAGGCCTGCGAACGGGGCGCCCACATGGTGCGCGGCCTGCTCCGCTTCAGCCGGACCGCGCCCGCGGATGAACGGGAACTGGACCTGAACGCCCTGCTGCGGGAGGAGGTGCTGCTGCTGGAGCGCACGACCTTCGCCAAGGTCCACCTGGCCCTGGACCTGGACCCCGCCCTCGGGCCCATGCGCGGCGACGCCAGCGCCCTGACCAACCTGTTCATGAACCTCTGCGTCAATGCCGTGGACGCCATGGGGGAGGGGGGGACCCTCACGCTCCGGACCCGGAACCTGGATGGCCAGGTGGAGGCCCAGGTGGAGGACACGGGAACCGGCATGACCAAGGAGGTCCTGGAGAAGGCCCTGGATCCCTTCTTCACCACCAAGGAGGTGGGGAAGGGCACCGGACTGGGCCTTTCCATGGCCTTCAGCACCGTGAAGGCCCACCATGGCCGCATGGACATCCGGAGCGCCCCCGGGGAGGGCACCTGCGTGACCGTGAGGTTCCCGGCCGCCGCCGGCTCCGGCGGCGCGCCCCCGGAAGCGGAGGCGCCCCCCCCGGGGGAGGCGGTGAAGAGGCTGAAGGTGCTCGTCGTGGACGACGACGAGCTGGTCCATGCCTCCACGGCCTTCGTGCTCAAGGTCCTGGGCCACGCGGTCCACGCGGCCTGGACCGGGGAGGAGGCCCTCCGGATGATCCAGGAGGGCCTCCATCCCGACGTGATGATCCTCGACCTGAACATGCCCGGGATGGGGGGGGCGGGAACCCTGGACCGCATGGCCACCCTCGATCCCGCCCTTCCCGTTCTCCTGGCCACGGGCCGCCCCGACCAGAGGGCCCTGGACCTGGTCAAGGCCCACCCCCAGGCGACCCTGCTCCCGAAGCCCTTCGGCATCCAGGAGCTGAGGGCGCGCCTGGACAGCCTTTGA
- the aceA gene encoding isocitrate lyase, with protein sequence MITPFESRWTGILRPYEPSQVERLRGTVKVAHTLAHRGATRFWELMKLEPYVPALGALSGGQAVQMAKAGLKAIYCSGWQVAADANLSGQTYPDQSLYPANSVPALVKRINGALQRADQIEHAEGGAARDWMLPIVADAEAGFGGPLNAFELMKSMIEAGAAAVHFEDQLSSEKKCGHLGGKVLVPTGQFIRTLVAARLAADVLDVPTVLVARTDADSAQLLTTDIDPRDRPFLTGERTPEGFFRINGGLECAIARGLAYAPYADLLWMETSKPDLAQAEAFARAIHAAHPGKVLAYNCSPSFNWKKNLTDAQIAEFQRELGNLGYRFQFITLAGFHALNHTMFELADAYREEGMTAYARLQNAEFASEPRGYTATRHQREVGTGYFDAVSETLSAGLASTLALTGSTEAHQF encoded by the coding sequence GTGATCACGCCCTTCGAATCCCGCTGGACCGGCATCCTGCGCCCCTACGAACCCAGCCAGGTGGAGCGCCTCCGGGGCACCGTCAAGGTGGCCCACACCCTCGCCCACCGGGGCGCCACCCGGTTCTGGGAGCTCATGAAGCTCGAACCCTACGTGCCCGCCCTGGGCGCGCTCAGCGGCGGCCAGGCCGTGCAGATGGCCAAGGCCGGCCTCAAGGCCATCTACTGCTCCGGGTGGCAGGTGGCCGCGGACGCCAATCTGTCGGGCCAGACCTACCCGGACCAGAGCCTCTACCCCGCCAATTCCGTGCCCGCCCTCGTCAAGCGCATCAACGGCGCCCTCCAGCGCGCCGACCAGATCGAGCACGCCGAGGGCGGCGCCGCCCGGGACTGGATGCTGCCCATCGTGGCCGACGCCGAGGCCGGCTTCGGGGGCCCCCTCAACGCCTTCGAGCTCATGAAGTCCATGATCGAGGCGGGGGCCGCGGCGGTGCACTTCGAGGACCAGCTGAGCAGCGAGAAGAAGTGCGGCCACCTGGGCGGCAAGGTCCTGGTGCCCACGGGCCAGTTCATCCGCACCCTCGTCGCGGCCCGCCTCGCCGCGGACGTGCTGGACGTCCCCACCGTCCTGGTGGCCCGCACCGACGCGGATTCCGCCCAGCTCCTCACCACCGACATCGACCCCCGGGACCGCCCCTTCCTCACCGGGGAGCGCACCCCGGAGGGCTTCTTCCGCATCAACGGCGGCCTGGAGTGCGCCATCGCCCGGGGCCTGGCCTACGCCCCCTACGCCGACCTGCTGTGGATGGAGACCTCGAAGCCCGACCTGGCCCAGGCCGAGGCCTTCGCCCGGGCCATCCACGCCGCCCACCCCGGCAAGGTCCTGGCCTACAACTGCTCCCCCTCCTTCAACTGGAAGAAGAACCTCACGGACGCCCAGATCGCGGAATTCCAGAGGGAGCTGGGCAACCTGGGCTACCGCTTCCAGTTCATCACCCTGGCGGGCTTCCATGCCCTCAACCACACCATGTTCGAACTGGCCGACGCCTACCGGGAGGAGGGCATGACCGCCTACGCCCGGCTCCAGAACGCCGAGTTCGCCTCGGAGCCCCGGGGCTACACCGCCACCCGCCACCAGCGGGAGGTGGGCACCGGCTACTTCGACGCGGTCTCCGAAACCCTCAGCGCCGGCCTGGCCTCCACCCTCGCCCTCACCGGGAGCACCGAGGCGCACCAGTTCTGA